One genomic segment of Caldimonas brevitalea includes these proteins:
- a CDS encoding cupin domain-containing protein: MSTSATPTGRHERAAELIQALQLQPHPEGGHYREVFRSEREVMPGDGRAARSALTTIDFLLTQGQFSAWHRVLSDEVWHLLEGGPLRLWLMSPTGDRIEAVELTAATARRAPRHVVPAGWWQAAEPLGPYAYAGATVGPGFDFADFSFLRADAAGTKALRQLRAELVRLL, from the coding sequence ATGTCCACCTCCGCCACCCCCACAGGCCGCCACGAGCGCGCCGCCGAGCTGATCCAAGCGTTGCAACTGCAGCCGCATCCCGAAGGCGGGCACTACCGGGAGGTGTTCCGCTCCGAGCGTGAGGTCATGCCCGGCGATGGCCGTGCGGCCCGGTCGGCCCTGACGACGATCGACTTCCTGCTGACGCAGGGCCAGTTCAGCGCCTGGCATCGCGTGCTGTCGGACGAGGTGTGGCATCTGCTCGAAGGCGGGCCGTTGCGGTTGTGGCTGATGTCGCCGACAGGGGACCGGATCGAAGCGGTCGAACTGACCGCGGCGACAGCGAGGCGCGCCCCGCGCCACGTCGTGCCCGCCGGCTGGTGGCAGGCGGCCGAGCCGTTGGGGCCTTATGCCTATGCCGGCGCCACGGTCGGGCCGGGTTTCGATTTCGCGGACTTTTCCTTCTTGCGAGCCGATGCGGCGGGCACGAAGGCACTGCGACAGCTGCGCGCGGAACTGGTGCGGCTGCTGTGA
- a CDS encoding PEP-CTERM sorting domain-containing protein codes for MNSSSFVSAGRRRMARRQGAMAKGARWSCSRTAVALAVQAACFVSPVIAADTVWTGGAGPAQPYWDLGANWSAGAPTLPAGKTGLGAYNTELRSGSYDVGVLSGTGTLALTGGLLRLHGEGSTLGHLDFRGGELRGAGSLTVQTLNWSGGAFEDQDQASGNRSPSLTVQRAAKLSGSLWFGNGNQIQLNGRTDWLDGKSSFNGYGDVRVGASGEFVDHADTAQHDFGITGGFVNDGKYVKTGRGHTSFDGVGGASFLNNGQFLLQQGSVGFSLSPADGSWRNAGVVDIGSGTRMSVYLERFNSASNSGTVRVRDGGEFALDTWISSNLQSTGEWIVDQGGRLNFKGEWGEDPWGGAYHFDSFAGRGIQNDGVVVFSGNGARFAAGTTITGSGRVEVLDGGYLRLEGDQSFGALRVDLWREWEGGPNEHSSVSVGGKLVLASLDWAQGLLHAGGGVTVNGDARLSGGAVREVEGPDGAINYEYDKRLTSNFTFGGRTTWEGGADITGPGSIRVASTGVFRDQAAVRANSVQRIALDGGFHNDGTYLKTSAGRTMMDSAFVNKGTVRVENGTLTFVKALDNQGTLAAVNGRIVVHGPLAQIKHSPGHPAPNQTELTGGTLEADRGTIVLHFDPSVSGNAQWRPGIHVNSGSLVLKGANARIATVWLGEEVDALQTLEHNKGQLSVLEGAQLKVDASLDNDGRIEVGLGSVLEVTYGYTQGNSGQTWVAGEMHARDFWFSGGLLGAGLEGAIGTAELFGSRLSLSDGARLDVDIGGLDRFDRFLLDGELALNGGVLVAEFGAGDAAAGTYRLVDAAGGVTGTFGELVTNLDQSRYGWSLVYGDTYVDLSIVEIAAAPVPEPETYALMGLGLAGVVAWSRRRAARQALPQGGKA; via the coding sequence ATGAACTCGAGCAGCTTTGTGAGCGCCGGTCGGCGCCGCATGGCGAGAAGGCAGGGCGCGATGGCGAAGGGCGCCCGTTGGTCGTGCAGCCGCACGGCCGTTGCATTGGCGGTGCAGGCCGCTTGTTTCGTCAGCCCGGTGATCGCGGCCGACACGGTCTGGACCGGCGGCGCCGGCCCTGCCCAGCCCTACTGGGACCTGGGCGCCAACTGGTCGGCGGGCGCGCCGACCTTGCCGGCCGGCAAGACCGGCCTGGGGGCCTACAACACCGAACTGCGCAGCGGCAGCTACGACGTCGGCGTGCTGAGCGGCACCGGCACCCTCGCGCTCACCGGCGGCTTGTTGCGGCTGCACGGTGAGGGCTCGACCTTGGGGCACCTCGATTTCCGCGGCGGTGAATTGCGCGGCGCCGGTTCTCTGACCGTGCAGACCTTGAACTGGAGCGGTGGCGCGTTCGAGGACCAGGACCAGGCGTCCGGCAATCGCAGCCCCAGCCTGACGGTGCAGCGCGCCGCCAAGTTGAGCGGCTCGCTCTGGTTCGGCAACGGCAACCAGATCCAGCTCAATGGCCGCACCGACTGGCTGGACGGCAAGTCGTCGTTCAACGGCTATGGGGACGTGCGGGTTGGCGCCTCGGGCGAGTTCGTCGACCATGCCGACACCGCCCAGCACGACTTCGGTATCACCGGCGGCTTCGTCAACGATGGCAAATACGTCAAGACCGGGCGGGGGCATACGAGCTTCGACGGCGTGGGCGGCGCCTCCTTCCTCAACAACGGCCAGTTCCTGCTGCAGCAGGGCAGCGTGGGCTTCAGCCTGAGCCCGGCCGACGGTTCGTGGCGCAACGCCGGGGTGGTCGACATCGGCTCCGGCACGCGCATGTCGGTGTACCTCGAGCGTTTCAACTCGGCGTCCAACAGCGGCACGGTGCGGGTGCGAGACGGTGGCGAGTTCGCGCTGGACACGTGGATCAGCAGCAACCTCCAGAGTACTGGCGAGTGGATCGTCGACCAGGGCGGGCGGCTCAACTTCAAGGGCGAATGGGGCGAGGACCCGTGGGGCGGTGCCTACCACTTCGACAGCTTCGCCGGCCGTGGCATCCAGAACGACGGTGTGGTGGTGTTCAGCGGCAATGGCGCCAGGTTCGCCGCGGGCACGACCATCACCGGCAGCGGCCGGGTCGAAGTGCTGGACGGTGGTTATCTGCGGCTCGAGGGCGACCAGAGCTTCGGCGCGCTGCGGGTCGACTTGTGGCGCGAATGGGAAGGCGGGCCCAACGAGCACAGCTCGGTCTCGGTCGGTGGCAAGTTGGTGCTGGCGTCACTGGACTGGGCCCAGGGTCTCCTGCACGCCGGTGGCGGCGTCACGGTCAACGGCGACGCGCGCCTGAGCGGCGGTGCGGTCCGGGAAGTCGAGGGGCCGGACGGCGCGATCAACTACGAGTATGACAAGCGGTTGACGAGCAACTTCACCTTCGGCGGCCGCACCACGTGGGAAGGCGGCGCCGATATCACCGGGCCGGGGTCCATCCGCGTCGCCTCGACCGGGGTGTTCCGCGACCAGGCGGCCGTGCGCGCGAACAGTGTCCAGCGTATCGCGCTCGACGGCGGTTTCCACAATGACGGCACCTACCTGAAAACGAGCGCCGGTCGCACCATGATGGACAGCGCGTTCGTGAACAAGGGCACGGTGCGGGTCGAGAACGGCACGCTGACCTTCGTCAAGGCGCTCGACAACCAGGGCACACTCGCCGCCGTGAACGGCCGCATCGTCGTCCACGGCCCGCTGGCGCAGATCAAGCACTCGCCCGGCCACCCCGCGCCGAACCAGACCGAGCTGACCGGTGGCACCCTCGAGGCCGATCGTGGCACGATCGTGCTGCACTTCGACCCATCGGTCTCGGGCAATGCGCAATGGCGGCCCGGCATCCACGTCAACTCCGGCAGCCTGGTGCTCAAGGGCGCGAACGCCCGCATCGCCACCGTCTGGTTGGGCGAGGAGGTCGATGCGTTGCAGACCCTGGAGCACAACAAGGGCCAACTGAGTGTGCTCGAGGGCGCGCAGCTGAAGGTCGACGCCAGCCTCGACAACGACGGGCGGATCGAGGTGGGGCTGGGCAGCGTGCTGGAGGTGACCTATGGCTACACGCAGGGGAACTCCGGGCAGACCTGGGTCGCCGGCGAAATGCACGCCAGGGACTTCTGGTTCAGCGGCGGGCTGCTCGGCGCAGGGCTGGAAGGCGCGATCGGGACCGCAGAGCTGTTCGGCAGCCGGCTGTCCTTGAGCGACGGCGCGCGGCTCGACGTGGACATCGGCGGCCTCGACCGATTCGACCGCTTCCTGCTGGACGGTGAGCTGGCGCTGAACGGCGGTGTGCTGGTGGCGGAATTCGGCGCAGGCGATGCGGCGGCGGGCACTTACCGCCTTGTCGACGCAGCGGGCGGCGTGACCGGCACCTTCGGCGAGCTGGTGACCAACCTCGACCAGAGCCGCTACGGCTGGAGCCTCGTCTACGGCGACACCTACGTCGACCTCAGCATCGTCGAAATCGCCGCCGCACCGGTGCCGGAACCCGAGACCTACGCACTGATGGGCCTCGGCCTGGCCGGTGTGGTGGCGTGGTCACGGCGGCGTGCCGCGCGTCAGGCGCTGCCGCAAGGCGGGAAGGCCTGA
- a CDS encoding HPP family protein, with translation MSRSSPLNAHADRKAGDVSPSPAGPSSPLWAWLRALWPAPLAIDTAERLRVVCGAGLGIAITAWLGLLLQSGATPGPWLVAPLGATAVLVFGVPNSPMAQPWPVVGGTALSALVGVVCARWVAAPLLALSLAVALAIALMLATRSLHPPGGAAALTAVLAGQTDFRFVLFPVLLNALVLALAGVFYNRATGRRYPHPQLVPKAAGGAEKSWVSEGDLNAVLARYNQVLDVSRDDLQALIEQAELHAYRRKLADIRCADIMSRDLVTAEYGTPLQDAWALLRQHRIKALPVVDRAFRVIGIVTLADFMREADLDLHEGFDRKLRALIRWSRTVHSNKPEVVGQIMSRTVRVASAERHIVDLVPLFSDTGHHHIPILGDKEKLVGIITQSDLVRALCRAGDAA, from the coding sequence ATGTCCCGATCCTCTCCTCTCAACGCCCACGCCGACCGCAAGGCCGGCGACGTCTCCCCTTCTCCCGCCGGCCCGAGCAGCCCCTTGTGGGCCTGGTTGCGCGCGCTGTGGCCGGCGCCATTGGCGATCGACACCGCCGAGCGGCTGCGGGTGGTGTGTGGCGCCGGCCTCGGCATCGCGATCACCGCGTGGCTCGGGCTGCTGCTGCAGTCCGGCGCCACGCCGGGCCCCTGGCTGGTCGCGCCCCTCGGGGCCACCGCGGTGCTCGTGTTCGGGGTGCCCAACAGCCCGATGGCGCAGCCGTGGCCGGTGGTCGGCGGCACCGCCCTGTCGGCCTTGGTCGGGGTGGTTTGCGCGCGCTGGGTCGCCGCGCCACTGCTGGCACTGTCGCTGGCGGTGGCGCTGGCCATCGCGCTGATGCTGGCGACCCGCTCGCTGCACCCGCCCGGCGGCGCGGCGGCCCTGACGGCGGTGCTGGCCGGCCAGACGGACTTCCGCTTCGTGCTGTTTCCGGTGCTGCTCAATGCGCTCGTGCTGGCCCTCGCGGGCGTTTTCTACAACCGCGCCACCGGGCGCCGTTATCCGCACCCGCAGCTGGTGCCGAAGGCGGCGGGCGGCGCCGAGAAAAGCTGGGTGTCGGAAGGCGACCTGAACGCGGTGCTGGCCCGCTACAACCAGGTGCTCGACGTCAGCCGCGACGATCTGCAGGCGCTGATCGAGCAGGCGGAGTTGCACGCCTATCGGCGCAAGCTGGCCGACATCCGCTGCGCCGACATCATGTCGCGGGACCTGGTGACGGCGGAATACGGCACGCCTCTACAGGACGCGTGGGCGCTGCTGAGGCAGCACCGCATCAAGGCCTTGCCGGTGGTCGACCGCGCCTTCCGCGTGATCGGCATCGTGACGCTGGCCGACTTCATGCGCGAAGCCGACCTCGACCTGCACGAAGGCTTCGACCGCAAGCTGCGCGCGCTGATCCGCTGGAGCCGCACGGTGCACAGCAACAAGCCGGAAGTGGTCGGCCAGATCATGAGCCGCACGGTGCGTGTCGCCAGCGCCGAGCGCCACATCGTCGACCTGGTGCCGCTGTTCTCGGACACCGGCCACCACCACATTCCCATCCTCGGCGACAAGGAAAAACTGGTGGGCATCATCACCCAGTCCGACCTGGTGCGCGCGCTGTGCCGCGCGGGGGATGCGGCGTGA
- a CDS encoding DUF3089 domain-containing protein has translation MTMLKPALAAALAVLTLAACGVSPPRGGASDDAQAPSTSVYSRSESWLCRPGRQDACSGLLDSTTLLPGGTQRRDAWRPATLPPIDCFFIYPTISSDTTPNSDMTPGPEEVRVVQQQFARFGSQCRLFAPVYRQVTLAALAARVAGRDVGADPQRAYQDVAGAWRHYLEHDNGGRGVVLIGHSQGARLLAELIQREIEGRPVQARLVSALLIGSNLEVARGSDTGGTFRTLPLCRSARQTGCVIAYVSFREDAPPPPDSRFGRPSAPGRQVACTNPAGLGGGRGGLDAHLPARPGLPGQPAPQGEWAAAAQQAGTPFLAVPGLLSARCVDTPEASYLAVRTEPAAGRPRDLPLDFVVGGKLLKDWGLHLVDVNLALGNLVDIVGRQAQAYRAQQPPVRGR, from the coding sequence ATGACGATGCTGAAACCCGCCCTTGCCGCCGCGCTTGCGGTCCTGACTTTGGCCGCCTGCGGTGTGTCGCCGCCGCGGGGCGGCGCGTCCGACGACGCGCAGGCCCCCTCGACCTCGGTCTACAGCCGGTCCGAGAGCTGGTTGTGCCGGCCTGGCCGTCAGGACGCCTGCAGCGGCTTGCTCGACAGCACCACCCTGCTGCCCGGCGGCACGCAGCGCCGCGACGCCTGGCGGCCGGCGACCCTGCCGCCGATCGACTGCTTTTTCATCTACCCGACCATCTCGTCCGACACCACGCCCAACAGCGACATGACGCCCGGGCCGGAGGAAGTTCGTGTGGTGCAGCAGCAGTTCGCGCGTTTCGGCTCGCAATGCCGCTTGTTCGCGCCCGTCTACCGCCAGGTCACGCTGGCAGCGCTGGCGGCGCGTGTCGCCGGGCGCGATGTGGGTGCCGACCCGCAACGGGCCTATCAGGATGTGGCCGGCGCCTGGCGGCACTACCTGGAGCACGACAACGGCGGCCGCGGCGTGGTGCTGATCGGCCATTCGCAAGGCGCGCGTCTGCTGGCCGAGCTGATCCAGCGCGAGATCGAGGGGCGACCGGTGCAAGCGCGCCTGGTGTCGGCCTTGCTGATCGGCAGCAATCTCGAAGTGGCGCGCGGCAGCGACACGGGGGGCACCTTCCGCACCTTGCCGTTGTGCCGCTCGGCGCGACAGACCGGCTGCGTGATCGCCTACGTCTCTTTCCGCGAAGACGCACCGCCGCCGCCGGACAGCCGCTTCGGTCGTCCCTCGGCGCCGGGCCGCCAGGTGGCGTGCACCAACCCGGCCGGGTTGGGCGGCGGGCGCGGCGGCCTCGACGCTCATTTGCCGGCGCGCCCCGGGCTGCCGGGCCAGCCCGCGCCGCAGGGAGAGTGGGCCGCCGCGGCGCAGCAGGCCGGGACGCCCTTTCTGGCCGTGCCGGGCCTGTTGTCCGCACGTTGTGTGGACACCCCCGAGGCCTCGTATTTGGCGGTGCGCACCGAGCCTGCGGCAGGACGGCCGCGCGATCTACCGCTCGACTTTGTCGTCGGCGGGAAGCTGCTCAAGGACTGGGGCCTGCACCTGGTCGACGTGAACCTGGCCCTGGGCAACCTGGTCGACATCGTCGGACGCCAGGCGCAGGCCTATCGGGCGCAGCAGCCGCCGGTGCGCGGCCGATGA
- a CDS encoding sensor domain-containing diguanylate cyclase has protein sequence MSRLPIFSCGRLLLHCAVAGLLWLFCATLAMAAPTPVPLSASARVPLSGHAQLLEDASRAMTLAQVRQRDTGWQQGPSDALNVGFSRSVWWVRVAVRNSTGQPLPVVFDLGSPLQDEVEWFLVRRSGELMATNRSGDRQPFHARGIDHRTPTLPALLPVGEPLELYLRLDSHDGLHEMLPLSVSGEARFYAQANLETLLLGLYHGALLALTLYNLFLYVSTRERAFAPYVAYLGAFLLWSFTFSGLGFQYFWPGSPNFNNAILAIAVGASISIFGFFAQAYIRAPEIQPPWCTRLMRVLSYINLLAVLPALFDHYTLAFALSIPASLLLLVVCSSSAVWAMVRGSREALVLCIAFAVLGISCAIYYLKLLHVLPSNGFSTWALQIGSCLEVLLLAFGLADSMNTLKAQKLEAERAAREAQAALTTRLDQQVRERTDELEQVNRRLGELAITDELTGAYNRRHFNDIFRDAVHGVARSDPWVLCMFDIDHFKAYNDHYGHQAGDEALRTIVHAVQQQLKRSGDRLFRLGGEEFGVLYTAASPEAARQFAAQLREAVVHSTLPHPTSPLGRVTASFGAIWWSGHGAAMPRVDDLYAAADRALYEAKQAGRDRVILRAFEAAAEPDTSGDCCGASRYDKLRANPA, from the coding sequence ATGAGCCGCCTTCCGATCTTCAGCTGCGGCCGGCTTTTGCTGCACTGCGCAGTCGCCGGCTTGCTGTGGCTCTTTTGCGCGACGCTGGCCATGGCGGCACCGACGCCGGTGCCCTTGTCGGCCTCGGCTCGCGTGCCCCTGTCGGGCCATGCCCAACTGCTGGAAGACGCCAGCCGTGCGATGACGCTCGCGCAGGTGCGCCAGCGCGACACGGGCTGGCAGCAAGGCCCGTCGGATGCGCTCAACGTCGGGTTTTCCCGGTCGGTGTGGTGGGTCCGCGTGGCGGTCCGCAACAGCACCGGCCAACCGCTGCCGGTCGTGTTCGATCTCGGCTCACCGCTGCAAGACGAGGTCGAGTGGTTTTTGGTGCGCCGCTCGGGTGAGTTGATGGCGACCAACCGCAGCGGCGACCGCCAGCCCTTCCATGCACGTGGCATCGACCACCGCACACCCACGCTGCCCGCCCTGCTGCCGGTCGGCGAGCCGCTCGAGCTGTACCTGAGGCTGGACAGTCACGATGGTCTGCACGAGATGCTGCCGCTGTCGGTGTCGGGCGAGGCCCGCTTCTACGCCCAGGCGAACCTCGAAACCCTGCTGCTGGGCCTGTACCACGGCGCGCTGTTGGCGCTGACCCTGTACAACCTGTTCCTCTACGTCTCCACGCGCGAGCGCGCCTTCGCCCCCTATGTGGCCTACCTGGGCGCGTTCCTGCTCTGGAGCTTCACCTTCAGCGGGCTGGGGTTCCAGTACTTCTGGCCGGGCTCGCCGAACTTCAACAACGCCATCCTGGCGATCGCCGTCGGGGCGAGCATCTCGATCTTCGGCTTCTTCGCGCAGGCCTACATCCGGGCCCCGGAGATCCAGCCGCCCTGGTGCACCCGGCTGATGCGCGTCTTGAGCTACATCAATCTGCTGGCCGTGCTGCCGGCGCTGTTCGACCATTACACGCTCGCCTTTGCGCTCAGCATCCCGGCCAGCTTGCTGCTGCTGGTGGTGTGTTCGTCGAGTGCCGTCTGGGCCATGGTACGCGGCTCGCGCGAGGCCCTGGTGCTGTGCATCGCCTTCGCCGTGCTCGGCATCTCCTGCGCCATCTACTATCTGAAGCTGCTGCACGTGCTGCCGTCCAACGGCTTCAGCACCTGGGCGCTGCAGATCGGCTCCTGCCTCGAAGTGTTGCTGCTGGCCTTCGGCCTGGCCGATTCGATGAACACGCTGAAAGCCCAGAAGCTGGAAGCCGAACGTGCCGCGCGCGAGGCGCAGGCCGCATTGACGACACGGCTCGACCAGCAGGTGCGCGAACGCACCGACGAGTTGGAGCAAGTCAACCGGCGGCTGGGTGAACTGGCGATCACCGACGAGCTGACCGGCGCGTACAACCGGCGCCACTTCAACGACATCTTCCGCGACGCGGTCCATGGCGTCGCGCGCAGCGACCCGTGGGTGCTGTGCATGTTCGACATCGACCATTTCAAGGCCTACAACGACCATTACGGCCACCAGGCCGGCGACGAGGCGCTGCGTACCATCGTCCATGCCGTGCAGCAGCAGTTGAAGCGATCAGGCGACCGGCTGTTCCGGCTCGGCGGCGAAGAATTCGGTGTGCTGTACACCGCGGCCTCGCCCGAGGCAGCGCGCCAGTTCGCCGCGCAGCTGCGCGAGGCGGTCGTGCACAGCACGCTGCCGCACCCGACCAGCCCGCTGGGTCGGGTGACGGCGAGTTTCGGCGCCATCTGGTGGAGCGGCCACGGGGCCGCGATGCCGCGGGTCGACGATTTGTATGCAGCGGCCGACCGGGCCCTCTACGAAGCCAAGCAGGCCGGTCGCGACCGCGTCATCCTGCGTGCGTTCGAGGCGGCCGCAGAGCCCGACACGTCCGGCGACTGCTGTGGCGCCTCACGCTACGACAAACTGCGCGCGAACCCGGCCTGA
- a CDS encoding translation initiation factor Sui1 — MNPPDRAASRLVYSTDGGRICPDCGKPRTACVCAAAKQQAVPAGDGVVRVSRETKGRGGKAVTVVRGVALPAAALSELGKRLKAGCGSGGTVKEGVIEVQGDHADRVIEQLRREGWTVKRAGG; from the coding sequence ATGAACCCACCCGACCGCGCCGCCAGCCGGCTTGTCTATTCCACCGACGGCGGGCGCATCTGTCCGGACTGCGGCAAGCCCCGCACCGCTTGTGTCTGTGCGGCCGCCAAGCAGCAGGCGGTGCCGGCGGGCGACGGGGTGGTGCGGGTGTCGCGCGAGACCAAGGGCCGCGGCGGCAAGGCGGTCACGGTGGTGCGCGGTGTGGCGCTGCCAGCAGCGGCCTTGAGCGAGCTGGGGAAACGGCTGAAGGCCGGGTGCGGGTCGGGCGGCACCGTCAAAGAGGGTGTGATCGAGGTCCAGGGCGACCACGCCGACCGGGTCATCGAGCAGCTGCGGCGCGAAGGCTGGACGGTGAAGCGGGCGGGCGGGTAG
- a CDS encoding thioredoxin family protein — protein MGMSTEYAAVEPARADIDALPEPIVIEFGTPWCGFCRAAQPLIEAAFQDHPGVRHLKVEDGRGRPLGRSFGVKLWPTLVFMHRGQELARVVRPSDVQAISRAFAQLPTA, from the coding sequence ATGGGCATGAGCACTGAATATGCAGCGGTCGAGCCGGCCCGCGCCGACATCGACGCCCTGCCGGAGCCGATCGTCATCGAATTCGGCACACCCTGGTGCGGCTTTTGCCGCGCCGCGCAGCCGCTGATCGAGGCGGCCTTCCAGGATCACCCGGGGGTGCGGCACCTCAAGGTCGAGGACGGCCGGGGCCGCCCGCTCGGGCGCTCGTTCGGCGTCAAGCTGTGGCCGACACTCGTGTTCATGCATCGCGGCCAAGAGCTGGCGCGGGTGGTGAGGCCAAGCGACGTGCAGGCCATTTCGCGCGCCTTCGCTCAGCTGCCCACCGCCTGA
- a CDS encoding acyl-CoA dehydrogenase family protein — MMSHSSSLLDTLLARVQALAPLVDAHSVQAEQERRIAAPVQHALAEAGLFNLWGPRSLGGLEADPLTGLTVLEALARLDSSVAWNVAASASSVPFFSWLPEAGVQELFAPPHDVVFSGTLFPPGRAVPVEGGYRVSGRWPFGSGCHGSRWSVGSALILDDETPRRVEPDGDPLRLLVVYRTDDATLLDTWDTLGLRATGSDDIVLDDVFIPEQRTALLLPPTELGAAFQGPLYRIGIWLSVVALAPTALGSARAAIDALIELAQHKTPQYTLSPLRERPGVQAQAARAEALLGAGRAYLHSAVGDAWQTALDGGRPTLQQKMQLQLATTFAIRAAADAVDLVHEVAGTSAIRETQRFQRYFRDVHSVTQHAFGSTARYESVGRLLFGLPPDWTFFAF; from the coding sequence ATGATGAGCCATTCGTCTTCCCTACTCGACACGCTGCTGGCCCGGGTGCAAGCGCTGGCCCCGCTCGTCGACGCGCACAGCGTGCAGGCCGAGCAGGAACGCCGCATCGCGGCGCCGGTGCAGCACGCACTGGCCGAAGCCGGTCTGTTCAACCTGTGGGGACCGCGTTCGCTGGGGGGCCTCGAAGCCGACCCCCTCACCGGGTTGACCGTGCTGGAGGCGCTGGCCCGGCTGGACAGTTCGGTGGCATGGAATGTCGCCGCCTCGGCCTCCAGCGTGCCGTTCTTCTCGTGGCTGCCCGAGGCGGGTGTGCAGGAGCTGTTCGCACCACCACACGACGTCGTCTTCAGCGGCACCTTGTTCCCGCCGGGCCGCGCGGTGCCGGTCGAAGGGGGCTACCGGGTGTCGGGCCGCTGGCCCTTCGGCAGCGGCTGCCATGGCAGCCGCTGGTCGGTCGGGTCGGCCTTGATCCTGGACGACGAGACACCGCGCCGCGTCGAGCCCGACGGCGACCCGCTGCGGCTGCTGGTCGTCTACCGCACCGACGACGCGACCCTGCTCGACACCTGGGACACACTGGGCCTGCGAGCCACCGGCAGCGACGACATCGTGCTCGACGATGTGTTCATCCCCGAACAGCGCACGGCTTTGTTGCTGCCGCCCACCGAACTCGGCGCCGCCTTCCAGGGGCCGCTGTACCGCATCGGCATCTGGCTCTCCGTGGTGGCGCTGGCACCGACTGCGCTGGGCAGCGCGCGGGCCGCCATCGATGCGCTGATCGAACTGGCGCAGCACAAGACGCCGCAATACACGCTGTCGCCGCTGCGAGAGCGGCCGGGCGTGCAGGCGCAGGCGGCGCGGGCCGAAGCCCTGCTGGGCGCCGGCCGCGCCTATCTGCACAGCGCCGTCGGCGACGCCTGGCAGACCGCGCTCGACGGGGGCCGGCCAACGCTGCAGCAGAAGATGCAGCTACAACTGGCCACCACCTTCGCGATCCGCGCCGCGGCGGACGCGGTCGACCTGGTGCACGAAGTCGCCGGCACCTCGGCGATCCGCGAGACGCAACGGTTCCAACGGTATTTCCGTGACGTCCACAGCGTGACGCAGCACGCCTTCGGGTCGACGGCTCGTTATGAATCGGTCGGCCGCTTGCTGTTCGGCCTGCCGCCCGACTGGACGTTCTTCGCGTTCTAA
- a CDS encoding flagellar brake protein: MGQPPSIPRHPTAPPIAPAEPIGNDIDVGPYRLTDPVQIGVALQALATAAEAVTAYPPDIAASVLGRVTSVDMAARRWTFETLVETPVPDGAALFVAISHGIKLQFGLDVVQWQLVPGQPTRATCPFPAELIKLQRREFHRLDAPLGRPYVAEFTLHGQHYALNVYDLSLGGVGLRAAPHEAVGLSVGRRLSKVRLELGHGELLVVDLDIRLRRAFRSYLLGEQFHIGCRFVDLATTTQADLKRITGQLETERQALNSAKTAASPTPPPPPAGPRPRRS, translated from the coding sequence GTGGGCCAACCCCCTTCGATCCCGCGCCATCCGACCGCGCCCCCCATCGCGCCGGCCGAGCCCATCGGCAACGACATCGACGTGGGCCCCTACCGCCTGACCGACCCGGTGCAGATCGGCGTCGCGCTGCAAGCGCTGGCGACGGCCGCCGAGGCGGTCACGGCCTACCCGCCCGACATCGCCGCCTCGGTGCTGGGGCGCGTCACGTCGGTCGACATGGCGGCACGCCGCTGGACATTTGAAACGCTGGTCGAGACGCCGGTGCCCGACGGCGCGGCCTTGTTCGTCGCCATCTCGCATGGCATCAAGCTGCAGTTCGGGCTCGACGTCGTGCAATGGCAGCTCGTCCCGGGGCAGCCCACGCGCGCGACCTGCCCGTTTCCGGCTGAGCTCATCAAGCTGCAACGGCGCGAGTTCCATCGCCTCGACGCGCCGCTCGGCCGTCCCTATGTGGCCGAGTTCACGCTGCACGGGCAGCACTACGCGCTCAACGTCTACGACCTGTCGCTCGGCGGAGTCGGCCTGCGCGCAGCGCCGCACGAAGCCGTCGGCCTCAGCGTCGGGCGCCGGCTCTCGAAAGTGCGCCTGGAACTGGGGCACGGTGAACTGCTGGTGGTCGACCTCGACATCCGGCTGCGGCGAGCCTTCCGGTCCTACCTGCTGGGCGAGCAGTTCCACATCGGCTGTCGCTTCGTCGACCTGGCGACGACGACGCAGGCCGACCTGAAGCGCATCACCGGCCAACTGGAGACCGAGCGCCAGGCGTTGAACAGCGCGAAGACGGCCGCGTCCCCGACCCCTCCACCACCGCCGGCAGGCCCCCGCCCGCGTCGAAGCTGA